In Gopherus flavomarginatus isolate rGopFla2 chromosome 5, rGopFla2.mat.asm, whole genome shotgun sequence, one DNA window encodes the following:
- the LOC127051398 gene encoding serine protease FAM111A-like, which produces MGPKKQAVGKKLSQKEKSGSDGNIQKYLTPNAKNKENSPLKNPPPKRKRSVNSTPPLGDTSKRQTRESLLISKKSTEEEQEFTVNLGDGGKDHVVIGKTHDSIYKALMAQADIHARLDKEKGKEIHLLGKKGIEGYVNLGMPLQYVPENSHFEMKFYKMNRNPKEGVVGYRQFESKGKKCVIFYVSSFGNRLENNARYRILWCRQLVKDLSKLCVFAPEGETIKDALCKDGRFHSCLEEKEWKLVENGKCRTSNHCVDNLANKSFEVVVKTKQPFKARDCSRNDQSCMASEEGQGKTYHYFKPIILDLYPDLKKQSTVIDELFAKAFAKALEEGKSKRAVFKLYRKNFGKETKNSILIKVHKRLGVLSDSVGFIEWANNGNNGSATCFVLHDKYVLTCHHVVGHIVGEGVEEKDWASIISHSARVTFSYEDKYPKENSWFSLAPWFEISDKDLDFAVLKLEGDRSSLPAGLVRFSHPLPFNGLIYIIGHPDGQAKSADGCTVVPVFERKRECHCRVQRGQKVCNSVRCGSEDRQCIHMFTQRSFQEVINNPNVVTYDTSFFFGSSGSPVFNADGQLVAMHTAGYKYEKNKQLHSIVEFGFSMVAILAAIKKKYKAWYEFELLSLGEDARSCPGEHENFTSAYTNDIEMENLEGHLCAPAYWLPDKQPLKSSHVKKCCRLLMTLPPLDDAAALYDIAAFRRLLVQRPCSSAASHLAPTPRKSPTTSLPPRPPGVRCKAGSQSAFEDGEAQAQ; this is translated from the exons ATGGGACCCAAGAAGCAAGCTGTTGGGAAGAAGCTCTCCCAGAAGGAAAAATCAGGCAGCGATGGAAATATCCAGAAATATTTAACG CCCAATGCGAAGAATAAGGAAAACTCTCCCTTGAAAAACCCACCTCCCAAAAGGAAGAGATCTGTGAACAGTACACCTCCTCTGGGTGACACCAGTAAGAGACAGACAAGAGAGAGCCTCTTAATCAGTAAGAAATCCACTGAAGAGGAGCAAGAATTCACTGTCAACTTGGGCGATGGTGGCAAGGATCATGTGGTGATAGGCAAAACCCATGACAGCATCTACAAAGCCCTGATGGCGCAAGCAGACATCCATGCTCGGTTGGACAAAGAGAAAGGCAAAGAGATACACCTACTGGGGAAAAAAGGGATTGAGGGGTATGTTAACTTAGGGATGCCTCTCCAGTACGTTCCTGAGAATTCCCACTTTGAAATGAAATTTTACAAAATGAATAGGAATCCAAAAGAAGGCGTGGTGGGATACCGTCAGTTTGAGAGCAAGGGAAAGAAATGCGTAATATTTTACGTCTCCTCTTTTGGCAATAGATTGGAGAACAATGCTCGATACAGAATTCTTTGGTGCCGGCAGCTTGTTAAAGACCTGAGCAAGTTGTGTGTCTTTGCTCCAGAAGGGGAGACCATCAAGGATGCCTTATGCAAAGATGGCCGGTTTCATTCTTGCCTGGAGGAAAAAGAGTGGAAGTTGGTGGAGAACGGAAAGTGCAGAACTAGCAATCACTGTGTTGATAATCTAGCTAACAAGTCATTTGAGGTGGTGGTTAAAACCAAGCAACCTTTCAAGGCCAGAGATTGTTCAAGGAATGACCAATCCTGCATGGCCTccgaggaggggcaggggaagacTTACCATTACTTTAAACCTATTATCCTGGACCTGTATCCTGACTTGAAGAAACAAAGTACAGTCATTGACGAGCTCTTTgcaaaagcctttgcaaaagccttggaggaagggaaatcgAAGCGTGCTGTGTTCAAACTGTACAGGAAGAACTTTGGGAAGGAGACTAAGAACTCCATTCTTATTAAGGTGCACAAACGCCTTGGTGTTCTCAGTGACTCTGTAGGGTTTATAGAGTGGGCCAACAATGGAAATAATGGCTCTGCCACTTGTTTTGTCTTGCATGATAAGTACGTACTCACCTGTCATCATGTGGTAGGGCATATTGTTGGTGAAGGAGTGGAGGAGAAGGACTGGGCGTCGATAATCAGTCACTCTGCCCGTGTGACTTTCTCTTATGAAGATAAATACCCAAAGGAAAACAGCTGGTTTTCGCTAGCTCCTTGGTTTGAAATATCTGACAAGGATCTTGATTTTGCTGTCCTGAAACTGGAAGGAGATAGAAGCTCATTACCAGCAGGCCTAGTACGATTTTCTCACCCATTGCCATTTAATGGTCTAATCTATATAATTGGCCACCCGGATGGGCAAGCGAAATCTGCAGATGGCTGTACTGTGGTCCCTGTATTTGAGCGGAAACGGGAGTGCCATTGTCGTGTCCAGCGTGGTCAGAAGGTGTGCAACAGTGTCAGATGCGGCTCAGAGGACAGGCAGTGCATTCACATGTTCACCCAAAGAAGTTTCCAGGAGGTGATCAACAATCCCAATGTAGTCACCTATGACACCAGCTTCTTCTTCGGGTCTTCTGGCTCACCGGTGTTCAATGCAGATGGCCAGCTGGTGGCCATGCACACCGCTGGTTATAAATATGAAAAGAATAAGCAGCTGCACAGCATTGTTGAGTTTGGCTTTTCCATGGTGGCCATCCTTGCAGCAATTAAAAAGAAGTATAAAGCCTGGTATGAGTTTGAGCTCCTCTCCCTTGGGGAAGATGCTAGGTCTTGTCCTGGTGAGCATGAGAATTTCACCAGTGCTTACACCAATGACATAGAAATGGAAAACttggagg gACATCTATGTGCGCCCGCCTACTGGCTGCCGGACAAACagccactgaaaagcagccatGTCAAGAAGTGCTgccgcctcttgatgacgctgccgcctcttgatgacgctgccGCATTATATGACATTGCCGCATTTCGAAGGCTGCTTGTCCAGCGACCATGCTCCTCGGCAGCTAGTCATCTGGCGCCCACCCCACGGAAAAG